From one Bacteroidota bacterium genomic stretch:
- a CDS encoding recombinase family protein, with the protein MDNNNKESNLPEWLQKFAIKCSEDKTIENNRAVIYNRCSTEQQDSLDWQDNVCVNLCKQNKFDLIKTFNAKESATTDDRIVFKEMLQFCYKNHIGNIVVYSYDRFTRSGDIGLLKSLRKKGIKVHAATQSVDDQTPSGRLSQNLYLMFAEMENEQRRDRIIEGQKKKLRKGEWIGKPTIGYIKDYVSGKSSTTMINHNVLSVHWGN; encoded by the coding sequence ATGGATAATAATAACAAAGAAAGCAATTTACCTGAATGGTTACAGAAATTTGCGATTAAATGCTCAGAGGACAAAACAATTGAAAACAATCGGGCAGTCATTTATAACCGATGTTCGACAGAACAACAAGATAGCCTGGATTGGCAGGATAACGTTTGCGTGAATTTATGTAAGCAGAATAAATTCGACCTCATTAAGACTTTTAATGCGAAAGAATCTGCAACTACAGATGACCGAATTGTTTTCAAGGAAATGCTTCAGTTTTGCTATAAGAATCATATTGGAAACATTGTTGTTTATTCTTATGACAGGTTCACACGGTCCGGAGATATCGGTCTTCTGAAATCATTGAGGAAAAAGGGTATTAAGGTTCATGCTGCCACACAAAGTGTAGATGACCAAACTCCTAGTGGCCGTCTCTCACAGAATTTGTATCTCATGTTTGCTGAGATGGAAAATGAACAGAGGAGGGACCGAATCATTGAAGGACAAAAGAAGAAATTACGTAAAGGCGAATGGATTGGTAAGCCAACGATTGGGTATATCAAGGATTATGTTTCAGGTAAAAGCAGCACGACCATGATAAACCACAATGTTTTATCGGTCCATTGGGGAAATTAA